One region of Chitinophaga varians genomic DNA includes:
- a CDS encoding FecR family protein, protein MRKEEAILLAEKIASGTATDAEMMQYNQLFNAFQEQGDWDELVLGNRQQLEELIRQRLQPVLDRRRPAKKVYWYKWAAAAVVALLMGSGYYFLQHRQAGPLQPQALRFRNDIPAPAGNHAVLTLGNGRQIQLDSAGNGMLAVQGQVQVSKNASGQIVYAGTDNAGSFNTLQLPPGSRPLTVILADGTKVWLDAGAVLTYPTAFYGGKREVFVSGQAYFEVARNSNQPFSVTSTTNNTTIDVLGTTFNVRAFRDSSDMQVALLSGAVKVNTGKASQLLHPGEQAAVNTKGAVQLSPADLQQATAWKDGMFYFNGADITAIMSELQRYYDIDVVYQTDVKDAFVAKIPRDVPVSRLLNLLEMTNLVHFKIEGRKVTVIK, encoded by the coding sequence ATGAGAAAAGAGGAAGCCATATTATTAGCGGAAAAAATTGCATCCGGTACGGCTACAGACGCGGAGATGATGCAATACAACCAGTTGTTCAACGCTTTTCAGGAGCAGGGCGACTGGGACGAGTTGGTGCTGGGCAACAGGCAGCAGCTGGAGGAGTTGATCCGTCAGCGGTTACAACCTGTGCTTGACCGCCGTCGTCCCGCGAAAAAAGTATACTGGTATAAATGGGCCGCGGCTGCGGTAGTGGCCTTGCTGATGGGAAGCGGGTATTATTTCCTGCAACATCGGCAAGCGGGCCCGCTACAACCGCAGGCTCTCCGCTTCCGGAATGATATTCCGGCGCCGGCCGGCAACCATGCTGTACTGACATTGGGCAACGGCCGGCAGATACAGCTGGACAGCGCAGGCAACGGTATGCTGGCCGTGCAGGGACAGGTACAGGTCTCTAAAAATGCCAGCGGTCAGATCGTATATGCCGGCACAGACAACGCCGGCAGCTTTAATACCTTACAGCTGCCGCCGGGAAGCAGGCCCCTCACCGTGATACTGGCAGACGGCACCAAAGTATGGCTGGACGCGGGTGCTGTGTTGACATACCCCACGGCCTTTTATGGCGGCAAACGGGAAGTGTTTGTGTCCGGACAGGCTTATTTTGAAGTGGCCCGCAACAGCAACCAGCCTTTCAGTGTAACATCCACCACCAATAATACCACCATCGATGTATTGGGCACCACCTTTAACGTACGCGCCTTCCGCGATAGCAGCGATATGCAGGTGGCCCTTCTTAGCGGCGCAGTGAAAGTCAATACCGGCAAGGCCTCGCAGCTGCTGCACCCGGGTGAGCAGGCGGCCGTCAACACAAAAGGCGCCGTGCAGCTTTCCCCTGCCGACCTGCAACAGGCCACTGCCTGGAAAGACGGGATGTTTTATTTTAATGGCGCTGACATCACCGCTATCATGTCAGAGTTACAACGATATTATGATATTGACGTCGTCTATCAGACAGATGTTAAAGATGCCTTTGTTGCTAAAATTCCGAGGGATGTTCCGGTATCCCGATTACTGAACCTGCTGGAGATGACCAATCTCGTGCATTTCAAAATTGAAGGACGGAAAGTAACCGTAATAAAGTAG
- a CDS encoding FAD-dependent oxidoreductase yields the protein MILRDAHTVSLWQDYAGGYNVINRADPQQTYDVIIAGGGITGITTAFLLQNAGKNCLLIEAANLGYGTTGGTTAHLNTLVDVPYNTIQQHFGKEGARQVKEATAEAIQLIQHHIDRFDIRCGFEYADAYLFAQTEKEEAALKDTAEAMLLAGLDVSGAATIPVPFSFRKAVKVTGQAKFSPLPYIQRMAAAFEHIGGTILQQCRVTAVQDNDPMLIVTTLGAFRCRQFVYATHIPPGVNLLHLRCVPYRSYVLAATLADNNYPEDLSYDMQQPFHYYRTQVMDGQPYLIAGGEDHKTGHQENTEACFRKLEAHLREAFNIEDIRYRWSAQYYEPADGLPYIGRLPGQTGEIYVATGFGGNGMVYGTAAALLLKRLMLGLHSEYVKLFDPSRIKPIAGFNTFVPHNADVIKQLASRLLPAEKLEQLAGLAPGEGKLVSYEGSKIALYKDEQGALHAVDPICTHLGCEVHWNQAEKSWDCPCHGARYGIDGQVLNAPTSRNLDPHDIG from the coding sequence ATGATACTACGCGATGCACATACTGTCAGCCTCTGGCAGGATTATGCCGGAGGGTATAATGTAATCAACCGGGCCGACCCTCAGCAGACTTATGACGTCATTATTGCAGGGGGCGGTATAACGGGGATCACTACCGCTTTTTTGCTGCAGAATGCCGGTAAGAACTGCCTGTTGATAGAAGCCGCCAACCTCGGTTATGGTACTACCGGCGGCACCACCGCCCACCTGAATACGCTGGTAGATGTACCATATAATACGATACAACAGCATTTCGGCAAAGAAGGGGCGCGGCAGGTAAAAGAAGCCACGGCCGAAGCCATTCAGCTGATACAACATCATATTGACCGGTTCGATATCCGGTGTGGATTTGAATACGCAGATGCGTATCTGTTTGCCCAAACGGAAAAGGAAGAGGCCGCGCTGAAAGACACTGCCGAAGCTATGCTACTGGCCGGACTGGATGTGTCAGGCGCAGCGACAATACCGGTGCCGTTTTCATTCCGGAAGGCTGTTAAAGTGACGGGCCAGGCCAAATTCAGCCCGTTGCCTTATATACAGCGTATGGCCGCCGCTTTTGAACATATTGGCGGTACTATCCTGCAACAGTGCCGTGTAACAGCTGTCCAGGATAATGATCCCATGCTGATCGTTACCACGCTGGGCGCATTCCGCTGCAGGCAGTTCGTATATGCTACCCATATTCCGCCGGGGGTAAACCTGCTGCATCTGCGCTGCGTGCCCTACCGCAGTTATGTGTTGGCGGCCACCCTGGCTGACAACAATTATCCGGAAGACCTGAGCTACGATATGCAACAGCCTTTTCATTACTACAGAACACAGGTGATGGACGGACAGCCTTACCTGATCGCAGGAGGGGAAGATCATAAAACAGGGCATCAGGAAAATACAGAGGCCTGCTTCCGTAAGCTGGAAGCACATCTGCGGGAGGCATTTAATATTGAAGATATCCGTTACCGTTGGTCGGCACAATATTATGAGCCGGCAGATGGCCTGCCGTACATCGGCCGCCTGCCGGGACAAACCGGTGAAATATATGTGGCCACCGGCTTTGGTGGCAACGGTATGGTATATGGCACCGCTGCGGCGTTGTTGCTAAAGAGATTGATGCTGGGGCTTCACAGTGAATACGTCAAACTGTTTGATCCCAGCCGTATCAAGCCCATAGCAGGCTTCAACACCTTTGTGCCACATAACGCGGACGTGATCAAACAGCTGGCCAGCCGGCTGCTGCCGGCAGAAAAGCTGGAGCAGCTCGCAGGACTGGCGCCGGGAGAAGGAAAGCTGGTCAGTTACGAAGGGTCAAAGATCGCCTTGTATAAAGATGAGCAGGGCGCCTTACATGCGGTAGATCCCATTTGTACACACCTGGGATGTGAAGTCCACTGGAACCAGGCAGAAAAATCGTGGGACTGCCCCTGTCACGGTGCACGTTACGGTATAGACGGGCAGGTATTGAATGCTCCCACCAGCAGAAACCTCGATCCGCATGATATCGGTTGA
- a CDS encoding DUF4304 domain-containing protein, which produces METNTREIFLSACTKIAERLSAYGFKPMQKAQTLRKTTRNKKVYFDIHFQSSVKNWSGGVTLWPYLTIASGELKKWQIQQHQDKDATGMIFATRLENLTPLKNKNQDWNMAVSNQENVIPQLCELIITYALPLFDKFEDTGLAVQDMVANGVAFNAHFDARHQNLPIDFLCCFGSQELAQAAFDNYLRQQKLTAGAKRVYEEMAAQKPPVNKNITDSTMRAAYRNHLTINT; this is translated from the coding sequence ATGGAGACAAATACCAGGGAAATATTTCTGTCAGCCTGTACGAAGATCGCGGAGCGACTGTCCGCATACGGCTTTAAGCCCATGCAGAAAGCGCAGACACTGAGAAAAACCACCCGTAATAAAAAAGTGTATTTCGATATTCATTTTCAGTCGAGCGTTAAAAACTGGAGCGGAGGCGTTACCCTCTGGCCTTATCTGACCATCGCTTCCGGCGAACTGAAAAAGTGGCAAATACAGCAGCATCAGGATAAAGACGCCACCGGTATGATATTCGCCACCCGCCTGGAGAACCTGACGCCACTGAAAAACAAGAACCAGGACTGGAACATGGCTGTCAGCAACCAGGAGAATGTAATCCCTCAGTTATGTGAGCTGATTATCACTTATGCGTTACCGTTGTTCGATAAGTTTGAGGATACGGGCCTGGCAGTGCAGGACATGGTAGCCAATGGCGTGGCTTTTAATGCACATTTTGATGCCCGTCACCAGAACCTCCCCATAGATTTTCTCTGTTGCTTCGGTTCGCAGGAGCTGGCGCAGGCAGCCTTTGATAACTATCTCCGTCAACAGAAACTAACAGCGGGGGCTAAACGCGTTTATGAGGAAATGGCCGCACAGAAACCGCCGGTCAATAAAAATATAACGGATAGCACCATGCGGGCGGCTTATCGCAATCACCTTACAATAAATACATAG
- a CDS encoding alpha/beta fold hydrolase — translation MFEHLHVSVNGRDMHVVAAGEKSSPAVMLLHGYPQSWSAFEEVMKLLSTDYYVLAVDLPGIGSSADIGDYCKKAIAAHLAKLITSLGLSRVVLAGHDIGGMVTFSMLRHFPHLLDAAVIMSTAIPGVAPWEETKRNPYIWHFAFFAVPDLPEAMIAGHEPQLCNYFYDTLAYNKAAITPEKRQQYAGIYTTPTALHTSLGWYRAFPEDEKELAPVRPMDVPVLYIRGNKEPGMVSSYIDGLQKSGCLKATSTLIENSGHFTPEENPSGVAHAISSWLKGR, via the coding sequence ATGTTTGAACATCTGCATGTTAGTGTAAACGGCCGGGATATGCATGTGGTGGCGGCGGGGGAAAAATCATCACCCGCTGTGATGTTATTGCACGGCTATCCACAATCATGGTCTGCTTTTGAAGAAGTTATGAAACTGTTGTCAACCGATTACTACGTATTGGCCGTTGACCTTCCGGGCATTGGCAGCTCTGCGGACATAGGCGACTATTGCAAAAAGGCCATCGCTGCACATCTGGCCAAACTAATAACGTCGCTGGGTTTGTCACGCGTGGTACTGGCGGGACATGATATTGGCGGCATGGTCACCTTCTCTATGCTCCGTCATTTTCCACACCTGCTGGATGCCGCTGTTATTATGAGCACCGCTATCCCCGGCGTGGCGCCCTGGGAGGAAACAAAACGCAATCCCTATATCTGGCACTTTGCTTTCTTTGCAGTGCCTGATTTACCAGAAGCCATGATTGCCGGTCATGAACCGCAGTTGTGCAATTATTTCTATGATACCCTGGCTTACAACAAAGCTGCTATTACTCCGGAAAAAAGGCAACAATACGCCGGCATATATACCACACCAACTGCCCTGCACACGAGCCTTGGCTGGTACAGGGCATTTCCGGAAGATGAAAAAGAGCTGGCGCCTGTTCGTCCGATGGACGTTCCGGTGTTATATATCAGAGGCAACAAGGAACCAGGCATGGTTTCATCCTATATAGATGGTCTTCAAAAAAGTGGTTGCCTCAAGGCAACCAGCACATTGATTGAAAACAGCGGACATTTTACCCCTGAGGAAAATCCCTCAGGCGTTGCCCATGCCATCAGTTCGTGGCTGAAAGGGAGATAA
- a CDS encoding TonB-dependent receptor, which yields MLVRKLIRALCLSGVNYYRTCLLAASLLMTTQLFAQKVTISMKSGSLEKAFREIEKQTGYSFIYGKNQLSQAAPVNITVENQELNDVLKMLFNNQPFTYSLSGKFIAIRLKSAPANESGAAEGGITVRGRVTDAKGNPLPAVSVVIPGTPFGAMTNDNGEYAINRVPANAVVVVSYLSYEAQRIAVNGRTTLNIVLQEQLKSLDEAVVIGYGTTTRRMNTGAVSSITAKDIDMQPVSNPLAALPGRIPGVQITQQNGLPGSAAVVQIRGQGSMNSGTIPLYVIDGVPYTNFSGAYPPTDNLNSLGTTGANGGISPFSMINPDDIERMDILKDADATAIYGARGANGVILITTKKGKSGKTRANVNVYTGWGKVNRFIPMMNTQQYLDLRREAFKNDGATPTTVNAPELTVWDKNAYTDWQRFLVGGTARSTDAQASVSGGEGKTHFLFSGGYHKETTVYPGDFNSQRFTSRLSVDHRSANDKFYAAITANYSNDKTVLPGSDLISMYNLPPNMPLYDSTGKLLWSSGFSNPVALMQRRYTSTTGNLMTNASLRYSIIKDLNFKVSLGYTNTTLDQVNPLPASTQNPVNNPQSSATFANTRSQNYIVEPTLDYTMEGKQGRINLMVGGTYQRSLSTGQSIDGRSYSSEALLGSLTGAGMLVLNSSSYFDYRFASLFGRVNYDYKKKYLLNVTFRRDASSRFGPDYAMGNFGAVGAAWLFSEESFVQDNLPWLNFGKLRASFGTTGNDQINNYLYLPLLSSAGPYQGGTALFRATLPNPGIKWETTRKLEVGLELGFLQDRIKFTGDYYRNRSTDQLLSAALPTQSGYNSYTVNMPALVQNSGVELELTTLNLKAWNFGWTTDFNVTFYRNKLIDFPGIEKSFYASSYLVGQPIDMVRRYLYTGYDPKTGIPQYADLNGDGSIDFNNDRQVIPPGNPFFGGMNNTFSYKNWDFSFFLQFHHRKGSTKNISTPIGSSRSNQNTSVLDRWRQPGDIATYPAATTTPGTPAYLGYTQYGSSTALWGDASYLKLRSASLSYSFPKAWLKKANIANLKAYAEGQNLFTWMKNKYIYDPETSVPGGPPGLGTGMIAMPPLRTIVFGVNCSF from the coding sequence ATGCTTGTCAGAAAGCTAATCAGAGCGCTATGCCTTTCGGGAGTCAATTACTACAGGACCTGCCTGCTGGCAGCCTCCCTGCTGATGACTACACAGCTGTTTGCACAGAAAGTGACCATCAGCATGAAATCCGGTTCGCTGGAAAAAGCCTTCCGGGAAATCGAAAAACAAACAGGATATAGCTTTATCTATGGAAAAAACCAGCTTAGTCAGGCTGCACCTGTCAACATCACTGTGGAAAATCAGGAACTGAATGACGTGCTGAAAATGCTTTTCAATAACCAACCATTCACGTATTCGTTGTCGGGAAAATTTATTGCCATACGCTTGAAAAGCGCGCCAGCCAACGAATCCGGAGCAGCGGAAGGGGGGATTACTGTCCGTGGCAGGGTCACGGACGCCAAAGGAAACCCGCTTCCGGCTGTATCCGTGGTAATACCGGGTACCCCTTTCGGCGCCATGACCAACGACAATGGCGAGTATGCCATCAACCGGGTGCCGGCTAACGCCGTAGTGGTAGTGTCTTATCTTTCCTACGAGGCGCAACGGATTGCGGTCAACGGCCGTACTACGCTAAACATAGTGCTGCAAGAGCAACTGAAATCGCTCGATGAAGCCGTAGTGATCGGCTACGGTACCACTACCCGCAGAATGAACACGGGCGCAGTGAGCAGCATTACCGCGAAGGATATTGACATGCAACCGGTGTCCAATCCGCTGGCGGCGCTGCCAGGCCGCATTCCCGGTGTGCAGATCACACAGCAGAACGGCCTGCCAGGCAGCGCTGCGGTAGTGCAGATCCGCGGCCAAGGCTCTATGAACTCCGGTACGATCCCGCTGTATGTGATAGATGGTGTACCGTATACTAATTTCAGCGGCGCTTATCCGCCTACAGATAATCTCAATTCACTCGGTACCACCGGGGCCAACGGCGGCATCAGCCCTTTCAGTATGATCAACCCCGATGACATCGAAAGAATGGACATCCTCAAAGATGCTGATGCAACGGCTATCTACGGCGCCAGAGGCGCCAACGGTGTTATCCTTATCACCACCAAAAAAGGGAAGTCAGGTAAAACAAGGGCTAACGTAAACGTATATACGGGATGGGGCAAGGTCAACCGCTTCATTCCTATGATGAACACGCAGCAGTACCTCGACCTGAGAAGGGAAGCGTTCAAAAACGACGGCGCCACGCCCACTACCGTAAATGCGCCGGAGCTCACCGTATGGGACAAGAACGCTTATACCGACTGGCAACGTTTCCTCGTTGGCGGCACTGCGCGCTCTACTGACGCGCAGGCTTCTGTGTCCGGCGGCGAAGGGAAAACGCATTTCCTGTTCAGCGGCGGCTATCACAAGGAAACGACGGTATACCCAGGTGACTTCAACAGCCAGCGCTTCACCAGCCGCCTGTCTGTTGACCACCGCTCCGCGAACGATAAATTCTACGCAGCCATCACGGCCAATTACTCCAATGACAAAACGGTATTGCCGGGCTCAGACCTTATATCGATGTACAACCTGCCGCCCAACATGCCTTTGTATGACAGTACCGGCAAACTGCTGTGGTCCAGTGGATTTAGCAACCCGGTGGCATTGATGCAACGCCGTTATACCAGCACTACCGGCAATCTGATGACAAACGCCAGCCTGCGGTATTCTATTATCAAAGACCTGAATTTTAAAGTGAGCCTCGGCTATACGAACACCACGCTGGACCAGGTGAACCCGCTGCCGGCATCCACCCAGAACCCGGTCAATAATCCGCAGTCGTCGGCTACGTTTGCGAATACACGCTCACAGAACTATATCGTGGAACCTACGCTGGACTACACCATGGAAGGGAAACAGGGCCGGATCAACCTGATGGTGGGCGGCACTTACCAACGCAGCCTTTCTACCGGTCAAAGCATCGATGGCAGAAGCTATAGCAGCGAAGCGCTGCTGGGCTCCCTCACTGGAGCCGGTATGCTGGTACTGAATTCCAGTTCGTATTTCGATTATCGTTTTGCGTCGCTGTTCGGTCGTGTTAATTACGACTATAAAAAGAAATACCTGTTGAACGTGACCTTCCGCCGCGATGCCTCTTCCCGCTTCGGGCCAGACTACGCAATGGGCAATTTCGGCGCAGTAGGCGCCGCTTGGTTGTTCTCCGAAGAATCATTTGTACAGGACAACCTGCCCTGGCTGAATTTCGGTAAGTTGCGCGCCAGCTTCGGCACCACCGGCAATGATCAGATCAACAACTATCTGTATCTGCCGCTGTTATCTTCAGCCGGACCATATCAGGGCGGGACTGCCTTATTTCGTGCTACGCTGCCCAATCCTGGTATCAAATGGGAAACTACCCGTAAGCTGGAAGTCGGGCTGGAACTGGGCTTTCTGCAAGACAGAATTAAATTCACCGGAGATTATTACCGTAACCGGTCCACTGACCAGCTGCTGTCTGCCGCGTTGCCTACACAGTCAGGCTACAACAGTTACACGGTGAACATGCCTGCACTGGTGCAGAACAGCGGCGTGGAACTGGAGCTTACCACGCTGAACCTCAAAGCCTGGAACTTCGGATGGACGACTGATTTCAACGTGACGTTCTACCGCAACAAGCTGATAGATTTCCCCGGTATCGAAAAATCTTTCTATGCCAGCAGCTATCTGGTCGGTCAACCGATAGACATGGTGAGAAGATATCTCTATACCGGTTATGACCCTAAAACCGGTATCCCGCAATACGCGGACCTGAACGGTGACGGGTCGATCGATTTTAATAACGACCGGCAGGTCATCCCTCCGGGCAATCCTTTCTTCGGTGGGATGAACAATACCTTTTCGTATAAGAACTGGGATTTTAGTTTCTTCCTACAGTTCCACCACCGGAAAGGCAGTACCAAAAATATCAGTACACCTATCGGCAGCAGCAGGAGCAACCAGAACACTTCCGTGCTCGACAGATGGCGGCAACCCGGCGACATCGCCACTTACCCTGCCGCCACTACCACACCGGGCACGCCGGCTTATCTCGGCTATACGCAGTACGGCAGTTCCACCGCTTTATGGGGAGATGCCAGTTACCTGAAACTGCGTTCTGCTTCCCTCAGTTATTCCTTTCCGAAAGCATGGCTGAAGAAAGCCAATATCGCCAACCTGAAAGCATATGCGGAAGGGCAGAACCTGTTCACCTGGATGAAGAACAAATACATCTATGACCCTGAAACCAGTGTGCCTGGCGGCCCTCCGGGCCTTGGTACCGGCATGATCGCGATGCCGCCGCTGAGAACGATTGTGTTTGGTGTTAACTGTTCATTCTAA
- a CDS encoding RagB/SusD family nutrient uptake outer membrane protein, with protein MLSFNIHKKVLLSLLLTGGVFSSCKKLVEIGPPTTQVGLDQAFASEATATSAVVGIYNTSAIREWMFPMSELPGLSANELQNNVSSPAYDEFKTNSITVTNTLVPNLWYGAYGTISQANAMMDGLNRSTALSPAVKNQLLGETKVWRAFIYGYLVSMFNDVPLPLKDDPLGNATLARTPASQVWTQLITDLNEAQGLLTDAYPATQRTRINRQTANALLARAYLYQRDWAKAEAAASAVINSGIYSLNKDLNTTFSNSSNEVIWQLATLTGLSIYMTNRDAQGGSYAAAAGTVPAVTLTDTLYNSMEAGDKRKAAWVAATDIGGQNYKVITKYKLRVLATGSTMGNEYSVILRLAEQYLIRAEARAQLGNIPGAIADVNAIRDKAGLPALDNSISLANLLLAIEKERKAELFGEWGHRWFDLKRTPAVSGGGKTRADEVIGGMRPATWTSTDVLYPIPDAQRVSNPALTQNPGYNN; from the coding sequence ATGTTGTCTTTTAATATTCATAAAAAAGTGTTGCTGTCCCTGTTACTGACAGGTGGTGTTTTTTCTTCCTGCAAAAAACTGGTGGAGATAGGTCCACCTACCACGCAGGTGGGACTTGACCAGGCTTTTGCCTCTGAAGCCACTGCTACCAGTGCCGTGGTGGGCATCTATAATACTTCGGCCATACGGGAGTGGATGTTCCCCATGAGCGAGTTGCCGGGCCTGTCAGCGAACGAGCTGCAGAACAATGTTTCCAGTCCGGCGTATGATGAGTTTAAAACGAACAGTATCACGGTCACGAATACACTGGTGCCCAACCTATGGTATGGGGCCTATGGTACCATTTCGCAGGCCAATGCCATGATGGATGGGCTTAACCGCAGTACAGCGCTTTCTCCCGCGGTCAAAAATCAGTTATTGGGAGAAACAAAAGTGTGGAGAGCTTTTATCTATGGTTATCTCGTGAGTATGTTCAATGACGTGCCGCTGCCGCTGAAGGATGATCCGTTGGGCAATGCCACGCTGGCACGTACGCCGGCATCACAGGTATGGACACAGCTCATCACCGATCTGAACGAAGCACAGGGACTGTTGACCGACGCTTATCCCGCCACACAGAGAACGAGGATCAACCGGCAGACGGCGAACGCCCTGCTGGCAAGGGCCTACCTCTACCAGAGAGACTGGGCCAAAGCAGAAGCCGCTGCCAGTGCCGTGATCAATTCAGGCATATACAGCCTCAATAAAGATCTGAACACTACTTTCAGCAACAGCAGCAATGAAGTGATCTGGCAGTTGGCAACGTTGACAGGACTTTCCATTTACATGACCAACCGGGATGCGCAGGGCGGCAGTTACGCCGCCGCCGCAGGTACTGTCCCGGCTGTAACGCTGACGGATACACTGTATAACTCAATGGAAGCCGGCGATAAGCGTAAAGCCGCCTGGGTGGCGGCTACGGACATCGGTGGACAGAATTACAAAGTCATCACCAAATACAAACTGCGGGTACTGGCCACCGGCAGCACCATGGGCAATGAATACAGCGTAATACTGCGGCTGGCGGAACAATACCTCATCAGAGCGGAAGCACGCGCGCAGCTGGGCAATATACCCGGCGCCATCGCAGACGTGAACGCCATCCGTGACAAGGCAGGTCTGCCTGCACTGGACAACAGTATCTCACTGGCCAACCTGTTGCTTGCCATCGAAAAAGAAAGGAAAGCGGAACTGTTCGGGGAATGGGGGCATCGCTGGTTTGACCTGAAACGTACGCCGGCTGTTTCCGGAGGTGGTAAAACCCGTGCTGATGAAGTGATTGGCGGTATGCGGCCTGCTACCTGGACAAGCACAGACGTGCTGTATCCCATCCCGGACGCCCAACGCGTGTCTAACCCGGCGCTGACACAGAATCCCGGATATAACAATTAA
- a CDS encoding RNA polymerase sigma-70 factor has protein sequence MIRSDAYSDLELISLLKRGEVAAFDLLYSRHWSGMYQAAFYLLRDQNACMDIVQDIFAWLWEKREELEIQTVPSYLRSAVRFKVANYIRSGKIRDEFYTALAGLSLPETPGPQDFLELNDLKVIITQVVNSLPEKCREIFLLSRDGQLTNQQIADLLNISIKTVEAQKTIALKRIRAAVDPHLLALLLLPIVTCH, from the coding sequence TTGATAAGGAGTGATGCCTATAGTGATTTGGAGCTGATAAGTCTGCTGAAGAGGGGAGAGGTGGCGGCCTTTGATCTGCTTTACTCCCGCCACTGGTCTGGCATGTATCAGGCCGCTTTTTACCTGCTGCGCGATCAGAATGCCTGTATGGACATTGTACAGGATATTTTTGCCTGGCTGTGGGAAAAGCGGGAAGAGCTGGAAATACAGACTGTTCCTTCATATCTGCGGAGTGCTGTCCGCTTTAAAGTGGCCAATTACATCCGTTCCGGCAAAATCCGGGACGAGTTTTATACCGCGCTGGCTGGCCTGTCGCTGCCGGAAACGCCCGGCCCGCAGGACTTCCTGGAGCTGAATGACCTGAAAGTGATCATCACGCAGGTGGTGAACAGCCTTCCCGAAAAGTGCCGGGAGATTTTTCTCCTGAGCCGGGATGGCCAGCTAACAAATCAACAGATAGCTGATTTATTGAATATTTCTATCAAAACTGTCGAAGCGCAAAAGACCATCGCGCTGAAGCGCATCCGGGCAGCCGTGGACCCTCACCTGCTCGCCTTGTTACTACTTCCCATCGTGACCTGTCATTAA